One genomic segment of Ipomoea triloba cultivar NCNSP0323 chromosome 9, ASM357664v1 includes these proteins:
- the LOC116030068 gene encoding pumilio homolog 23 isoform X1: MVSIGRGALLLRNNKAHNLTEEGLTLQDDISFNQYKKKRNMGRRDGKKHSGFPADNSAEYLSGGKTADGNFKAQKSSKHQKGTSYTPFVRNQIDPETEKYFAEITNVIEGKEIDLEERSVICGNALEETRGKEVELATDYVISHTLQILLEGCSLDHLCGFLHSCAKNFSRIATDRSGSHVAETALKSLAVHLQDCEQLSLIEETLRKICEEIIVNPVDIMCNCYGSHVLRSLLCLLNGVPLEQFHSTKSAVVLAERMNFKAPRSEGNKLSYSNQSFPDLLKYLVSEMLNTTREDISNLSMDQYCSLALQTALKLLVGNEPELLHIIQILLGCNMEMDGNFIGRPRLQEILKQVEEPAYSHLFEVIIEVAPETIYKELLQRVFKNSLFQMSSHHCGNFVVQALASHAKCSEHIDLIWGELGTKFKDLLEMGRSGVVASLVAATQKLHHCEEECCQALASAVCVENEPLKCIIPRILFLDNYFRSEDKSNWSWPNGTRIHVVGSLILQSIFRFPSELIKAFISGITSLEEHQLLEASKDPSGSRVIEAFLNSNVSAKHKRKLLIKLQGHFGELSVHPLGSFMIEKCFNASNLPLREKIISEMLPLQAELSRTKQGPYLLRRFDIDGYAKQPDIWKSRQASQQSARQEFYAEFGATGTKSRKDSFLADTHKSQPEKLKEMRKEIESSFASSRTSSTPFLAYQGSKAKTQKSAKKQPSESGGFAKLSVDDDCLKGKNKKRRTEKGNDGIDRTHAGGSEYDEPSKSGDKNGKKRQRREEKEKRKRKDENSKSSKKKKNVEG; this comes from the exons ATGGTTTCTATAGGCCGGGGAGCTTTACTGTTGAGAAACAATAAAGCACATAATTTAACTGAGGAAGGTTTGACACTTCAGGACGACATTTCTTTTAATCAGTACAAAAAGAAGAGAAATATGGGTAGAAGGGATGGGAAGAAGCATTCTGGATTTCCTGCTGATAATTCGGCTGAATATCTATCTGGTGGAAAAACTGCTGATGGCAATTTTAAAGCTCAAAAATCCTCAAAGCACCAGAAAGGCACTTCTTATACACCATTTGTCAG GAATCAGATTGATCCAGAAACTGAAAAGTACTTTGCAGAGATTACAAATGTCATAGAAGGCAAGGAGATTGACTTAGAAGAGCGGTCGGTTATATGTGGCAATGCATTAGAAGAAACAAGAGGGAAAGAAGTAGAACTTGCAACTGATTATGTAATAAGCCATACATTGCAAATTCTTCTGGAGGGCTGTTCTCTAGATCACCTATGTGGTTTTCTTCATAGCTGTGCAAAGAATTTCTCCCGTATTGCAACAGACAGATCTGGGTCTCATGTTGCTGAAACAGCTTTGAAATCTTTGGCTGTTCACCTTCAGGATTGTGAGCAACTATCTCTTATCGAAGAGACTTTGAGGAAAATATGTGAG GAAATTATTGTCAATCCTGTTGATATAATGTGCAACTGTTATGGATCACATGTACTTCGGAGTCTTCTTTGTCTACTGAATGGGGTGCCCTTAGAACAATTCCATAGCACAAAGTCGGCAGTTGTACTAGCAGAACGGATGAATTTTAAGGCTCCTCGATCAGAAGGCAACAAGTTGTCATATTCTAACCAGAGTTTCCCAGATTTGCTCAAATACCTTGTGTCAGAGATGTTAAATACCACAAGAGAAGACATTTCTAATCTTTCGATGGATCAGTATTGCAGTTTGGCTCTGCAG ACAGCATTGAAATTATTGGTTGGAAATGAACcagagttgttgcatataatcCAAATTCTTCTTGGCTGCAACATGGAAATGGATGGGAACTTCATAGGAAGACCTAGATTACAAGAAATTCTAAAGCAGGTGGAAGAACCTGCATACAGTCATTTATTTGAG GTTATCATCGAAGTTGCTCCTGAAACCATATACAAGGAGTTATTACAGAGAGTCTTTAAGAACTCATTGTTTCAGATGTCATCTCATCATTGTGGGAACTTTGTTGTGCAGGCTTTAGCTTCTCATGCTAAATGCTCAGAGCAT ATTGACTTGATTTGGGGGGAGCTTGGAACTAAATTTAAAGACCTACTTGAAATGGGCCGCTCTGGAGTAGTTGCTTCTCTTGTTGCTGCAACTCAAAAGCTTCATCATTGTGAAGAAGAG TGTTGTCAGGCACTTGCTTCCGCTGTTTGTGTAGAAAATGAGCCTCTCAAGTGCATTATTCCACGCATACTGTTTCTTGACAACTATTTTAGATCTGAAGACAAATCTAACTGGAGTTGGCCAAATGGCACCAGGATCCATGTTGTTGGCTCTTTGATCCTGCAGTCAATTTTTAGATTCCCCAGT GAATTGATAAAGGCTTTCATTTCTGGTATCACATCTTTGGAAGAGCATCAACTTCTTGAAGCATCTAAAGATCCCAGTGGTTCACGTGTTATTGAAGCATTTCTAAACTCAAATGTTTCTGCAAAACATAAGAGGAAGCTATTGATCaa GCTTCAAGGACATTTTGGTGAACTCTCAGTTCATCCATTGGGATCGTTTATGATTGAGAAATGCTTCAATGCAAGCAACTTGCCTCTAAGGGAGAAAATTATTTCAGAGATGTTACCATTGCAAGCTGAGTTGTCGAGAACAAAGCAGGGACCTTACCTACTTAGGAGATTTGACATTGATGG ATATGCAAAACAACCGGATATATGGAAATCAAGACAAGCTTCACAACAATCTGCCAGACAGGAATTTTATGCTGAATTTGGAGCTACTGGTACCAAATCAAGAAAAGATAGCTTTCTTGCAGATACACACAAATCACAGCCAGAAAAGTTGAAAGAAATGAGGAAAGAGATTGAGAGCAGTTTTGCTTCTTCCCGAACTTCCAGTACCCCATTTTTGGCTTACCAGGGTTCAAAGGCTAAAACACAGAAGTCGGCCAAGAAGCAACCATCTGAAAGTGGAGGATTTGCTAAGCTTTCAGTGGATGATGATTGTTTGaaagggaaaaataaaaaacgaaGAACCGAAAAGGGTAACGATGGGATTGATAGAACCCATGCAGGAGGAAGTGAGTATGATGAACCCTCAAAATCTGGAGACAAAAATGGGAAGAAAAGacaaagaagagaagaaaaagaaaaaagaaaaaggaaagacgAAAACTCAAAGTCAtctaaaaagaagaaaaatgttgAAGGGTGA
- the LOC116030068 gene encoding pumilio homolog 23 isoform X2, whose translation MGRRDGKKHSGFPADNSAEYLSGGKTADGNFKAQKSSKHQKGTSYTPFVRNQIDPETEKYFAEITNVIEGKEIDLEERSVICGNALEETRGKEVELATDYVISHTLQILLEGCSLDHLCGFLHSCAKNFSRIATDRSGSHVAETALKSLAVHLQDCEQLSLIEETLRKICEEIIVNPVDIMCNCYGSHVLRSLLCLLNGVPLEQFHSTKSAVVLAERMNFKAPRSEGNKLSYSNQSFPDLLKYLVSEMLNTTREDISNLSMDQYCSLALQTALKLLVGNEPELLHIIQILLGCNMEMDGNFIGRPRLQEILKQVEEPAYSHLFEVIIEVAPETIYKELLQRVFKNSLFQMSSHHCGNFVVQALASHAKCSEHIDLIWGELGTKFKDLLEMGRSGVVASLVAATQKLHHCEEECCQALASAVCVENEPLKCIIPRILFLDNYFRSEDKSNWSWPNGTRIHVVGSLILQSIFRFPSELIKAFISGITSLEEHQLLEASKDPSGSRVIEAFLNSNVSAKHKRKLLIKLQGHFGELSVHPLGSFMIEKCFNASNLPLREKIISEMLPLQAELSRTKQGPYLLRRFDIDGYAKQPDIWKSRQASQQSARQEFYAEFGATGTKSRKDSFLADTHKSQPEKLKEMRKEIESSFASSRTSSTPFLAYQGSKAKTQKSAKKQPSESGGFAKLSVDDDCLKGKNKKRRTEKGNDGIDRTHAGGSEYDEPSKSGDKNGKKRQRREEKEKRKRKDENSKSSKKKKNVEG comes from the exons ATGGGTAGAAGGGATGGGAAGAAGCATTCTGGATTTCCTGCTGATAATTCGGCTGAATATCTATCTGGTGGAAAAACTGCTGATGGCAATTTTAAAGCTCAAAAATCCTCAAAGCACCAGAAAGGCACTTCTTATACACCATTTGTCAG GAATCAGATTGATCCAGAAACTGAAAAGTACTTTGCAGAGATTACAAATGTCATAGAAGGCAAGGAGATTGACTTAGAAGAGCGGTCGGTTATATGTGGCAATGCATTAGAAGAAACAAGAGGGAAAGAAGTAGAACTTGCAACTGATTATGTAATAAGCCATACATTGCAAATTCTTCTGGAGGGCTGTTCTCTAGATCACCTATGTGGTTTTCTTCATAGCTGTGCAAAGAATTTCTCCCGTATTGCAACAGACAGATCTGGGTCTCATGTTGCTGAAACAGCTTTGAAATCTTTGGCTGTTCACCTTCAGGATTGTGAGCAACTATCTCTTATCGAAGAGACTTTGAGGAAAATATGTGAG GAAATTATTGTCAATCCTGTTGATATAATGTGCAACTGTTATGGATCACATGTACTTCGGAGTCTTCTTTGTCTACTGAATGGGGTGCCCTTAGAACAATTCCATAGCACAAAGTCGGCAGTTGTACTAGCAGAACGGATGAATTTTAAGGCTCCTCGATCAGAAGGCAACAAGTTGTCATATTCTAACCAGAGTTTCCCAGATTTGCTCAAATACCTTGTGTCAGAGATGTTAAATACCACAAGAGAAGACATTTCTAATCTTTCGATGGATCAGTATTGCAGTTTGGCTCTGCAG ACAGCATTGAAATTATTGGTTGGAAATGAACcagagttgttgcatataatcCAAATTCTTCTTGGCTGCAACATGGAAATGGATGGGAACTTCATAGGAAGACCTAGATTACAAGAAATTCTAAAGCAGGTGGAAGAACCTGCATACAGTCATTTATTTGAG GTTATCATCGAAGTTGCTCCTGAAACCATATACAAGGAGTTATTACAGAGAGTCTTTAAGAACTCATTGTTTCAGATGTCATCTCATCATTGTGGGAACTTTGTTGTGCAGGCTTTAGCTTCTCATGCTAAATGCTCAGAGCAT ATTGACTTGATTTGGGGGGAGCTTGGAACTAAATTTAAAGACCTACTTGAAATGGGCCGCTCTGGAGTAGTTGCTTCTCTTGTTGCTGCAACTCAAAAGCTTCATCATTGTGAAGAAGAG TGTTGTCAGGCACTTGCTTCCGCTGTTTGTGTAGAAAATGAGCCTCTCAAGTGCATTATTCCACGCATACTGTTTCTTGACAACTATTTTAGATCTGAAGACAAATCTAACTGGAGTTGGCCAAATGGCACCAGGATCCATGTTGTTGGCTCTTTGATCCTGCAGTCAATTTTTAGATTCCCCAGT GAATTGATAAAGGCTTTCATTTCTGGTATCACATCTTTGGAAGAGCATCAACTTCTTGAAGCATCTAAAGATCCCAGTGGTTCACGTGTTATTGAAGCATTTCTAAACTCAAATGTTTCTGCAAAACATAAGAGGAAGCTATTGATCaa GCTTCAAGGACATTTTGGTGAACTCTCAGTTCATCCATTGGGATCGTTTATGATTGAGAAATGCTTCAATGCAAGCAACTTGCCTCTAAGGGAGAAAATTATTTCAGAGATGTTACCATTGCAAGCTGAGTTGTCGAGAACAAAGCAGGGACCTTACCTACTTAGGAGATTTGACATTGATGG ATATGCAAAACAACCGGATATATGGAAATCAAGACAAGCTTCACAACAATCTGCCAGACAGGAATTTTATGCTGAATTTGGAGCTACTGGTACCAAATCAAGAAAAGATAGCTTTCTTGCAGATACACACAAATCACAGCCAGAAAAGTTGAAAGAAATGAGGAAAGAGATTGAGAGCAGTTTTGCTTCTTCCCGAACTTCCAGTACCCCATTTTTGGCTTACCAGGGTTCAAAGGCTAAAACACAGAAGTCGGCCAAGAAGCAACCATCTGAAAGTGGAGGATTTGCTAAGCTTTCAGTGGATGATGATTGTTTGaaagggaaaaataaaaaacgaaGAACCGAAAAGGGTAACGATGGGATTGATAGAACCCATGCAGGAGGAAGTGAGTATGATGAACCCTCAAAATCTGGAGACAAAAATGGGAAGAAAAGacaaagaagagaagaaaaagaaaaaagaaaaaggaaagacgAAAACTCAAAGTCAtctaaaaagaagaaaaatgttgAAGGGTGA
- the LOC116029843 gene encoding transcription initiation factor TFIID subunit 5-like has product MASRFRYAINSKCVQWHANCNYIATGSSDKTVRLWDVQSGECVRIFIGHRSMILSLAMSPDGRYMASGDEDGKIMVWDLASGRCITPLVGHASCVWTLAFSCEGSLLASGSADCTVKLWDVTTSTKMPKSEENKSGSTNRLRSLKTLPTKSTPLYALRFSRRNLLFAAGAFSKSA; this is encoded by the exons ATGGCTTCTAGATTTCGGTATGCCATCAATTCCAAG TGCGTGCAATGGCATGCAAACTGCAACTACATTGCAACTGGATCAAGTGACAAAACTGTTCGCTTGTGGGATGTCCAGAGTGGCGAGTGTGTCAGAATTTTCATTGGCCATAGGAGTATGATATTGTCGTTGGCAATGTCACCTGATGGTCGTTATATGGCATCAGGTGATGAAGATGGAAAAATCATGGTGTGGGATCTTGCAAGTGGTCGTTGTATTACCCCTTTGGTTGGTCACGCCTCTTGTGTATGGACACTTGCTTTCAG CTGTGAAGGTTCTCTTCTTGCATCTGGTTCTGCTGATTGCACTGTGAAATTATGGGATGTAACCACGAGTACTAAGATGCCAAAATCTGAAGAGAA TAAATCTGGAAGTACCAATAGGCTTCGATCATTGAAGACTCTCCCTACTAAATCCACTCCATTATATGCTTTGCGG TTTTCTCGAAGAAATCTTCTCTTTGCTGCTGGTGCTTTCTCAAAAAGTGCATAA